One region of Mycobacterium riyadhense genomic DNA includes:
- a CDS encoding PIN domain-containing protein — MPKIRVLLDACVLLPYQLADLLLWLADAEMYEPLWSEEILAEVERNLTGKFGVTPEKASRRLGHMRSAFPNALVEGYEDLIPAMTTHPKDRHVAAAAVRGGAALIVTANLRDFPPESLSQYDIEAVHPDDFLQDQLDLDREATLACLAEQRKQYTRPPFTFREFYLRLRTTVPNFTDLAVSAEAAAWDPNEPMPFEIVSGPELMQACFPDGGPKPTDALGAAFIWWSALLDRAQCTTALHSLTWHPPAWGDYEEAFERLSNAGMMQFVERCPDGDDIAYVKFLPNPGDHPIRAFGDALLPNVHVLTMRLCSDGWWRAWGLSENYFPSAEEVRTLRTMTGEARDARLESHIREFLSALNERLERDQFVKQRMADVARPAPRDVEDFRRYISEFRAVLVEAIGDKYERIATHGPAILELTDEPEITERVPKMLGLAAQEGRDAIKKIESLDEIRQRTDGVTGLKTLITFAVAQARIPRLNRQLNELTVELTIYCLRRFPPAEQ; from the coding sequence GTGCCCAAGATTCGTGTCCTGCTGGACGCCTGTGTGCTTTTGCCATATCAGCTCGCCGATCTACTGCTTTGGCTGGCCGACGCCGAGATGTATGAGCCGTTGTGGTCAGAGGAAATCCTGGCCGAGGTTGAGCGAAACCTGACCGGAAAGTTCGGTGTCACACCCGAAAAGGCGTCACGGCGGCTAGGGCACATGCGATCAGCCTTCCCAAACGCGTTAGTCGAGGGTTACGAAGATTTGATCCCAGCCATGACGACGCACCCCAAAGACCGCCATGTGGCCGCAGCTGCGGTGCGTGGCGGAGCCGCACTGATTGTGACCGCGAACCTCCGCGACTTTCCGCCAGAATCGTTGTCACAGTACGACATTGAAGCCGTCCACCCTGACGACTTCCTACAAGACCAACTTGACCTCGACCGAGAGGCCACGCTTGCCTGCCTCGCTGAGCAACGCAAACAGTACACACGTCCACCGTTTACTTTCAGAGAGTTCTACCTCAGGCTGAGGACGACCGTACCCAATTTCACCGACCTCGCCGTTTCTGCCGAAGCTGCTGCTTGGGACCCCAACGAACCGATGCCGTTCGAAATCGTATCCGGACCCGAACTGATGCAAGCATGCTTCCCAGATGGGGGGCCAAAGCCCACCGACGCGCTGGGAGCGGCGTTCATATGGTGGAGCGCGCTGCTCGACAGAGCCCAATGCACCACGGCCCTACACAGTTTGACCTGGCATCCGCCAGCATGGGGCGACTACGAGGAGGCTTTTGAGCGGCTCTCAAACGCCGGAATGATGCAGTTCGTCGAGCGTTGTCCTGACGGCGACGATATCGCGTACGTAAAATTTCTGCCCAATCCCGGAGATCATCCGATACGAGCATTTGGTGACGCGCTGCTGCCGAACGTCCACGTCCTGACGATGCGTCTCTGCTCAGATGGTTGGTGGCGGGCATGGGGCCTGTCGGAGAACTACTTCCCCAGCGCTGAGGAAGTTCGAACCCTCAGAACCATGACCGGCGAGGCGCGCGACGCTCGACTTGAGAGCCATATCCGCGAGTTCCTGTCGGCGCTCAACGAGCGACTAGAGCGGGATCAATTCGTCAAGCAGCGCATGGCGGATGTCGCCCGCCCGGCCCCCCGCGACGTAGAAGACTTTCGCCGCTACATCAGCGAGTTCAGGGCGGTTCTCGTGGAGGCCATTGGTGACAAGTACGAGCGGATCGCAACTCACGGCCCCGCGATATTGGAGTTGACCGATGAACCGGAAATCACGGAACGCGTCCCCAAGATGCTGGGATTAGCGGCGCAAGAGGGCCGCGATGCGATCAAAAAGATCGAGAGCCTTGACGAGATAAGACAGCGCACCGATGGCGTGACGGGCTTAAAGACGTTGATCACGTTTGCCGTTGCACAAGCCCGCATCCCGCGCCTCAATCGCCAACTCAACGAGCTGACTGTTGAGCTTACAATCTACTGCCTGCGGCGCTTTCCGCCCGCCGAACAATAA
- a CDS encoding DUF3817 domain-containing protein gives MTTPETPEAQQSVFPPEKVRTALAGYRVMAWTTGIWLIALCYEIVSHLVFHHEIRWIEVVHGWVYFVYVLAAFNLAIKVRWPIPKTVGVLLAGTIPLLGIIVEHFQTKNIKARFGL, from the coding sequence ATGACCACACCCGAGACACCCGAAGCGCAGCAGTCAGTCTTTCCCCCCGAGAAGGTCCGTACGGCGCTGGCCGGCTACCGGGTCATGGCGTGGACGACGGGTATCTGGCTTATCGCGCTGTGCTACGAGATCGTCTCGCATCTCGTCTTCCACCACGAAATCCGGTGGATCGAGGTCGTGCACGGCTGGGTCTACTTCGTCTACGTGTTAGCCGCATTCAACCTCGCCATCAAGGTCCGTTGGCCGATCCCCAAGACGGTCGGTGTCCTGCTCGCCGGCACCATCCCACTGCTGGGCATCATCGTCGAGCACTTCCAGACCAAGAACATCAAGGCGCGCTTCGGGCTTTAA
- the rdgB gene encoding RdgB/HAM1 family non-canonical purine NTP pyrophosphatase, with product MTKLLVASRNPKKLAELRRMLDGAGVSGLTLVSLNDVAPFDEAPETGATFEDNALAKARGGFAATGLATVADDSGLEVAALGGMPGVLSARWSGRHGDDAGNTALLLAQLRDVPDERRGAAFVSACALVSGSGEVVVRGEWPGAIAREPRGDGGFGYDPVFIPDGSERTAAQLSPAEKDAVSHRGRALRLLLPALRALA from the coding sequence GTGACCAAGCTTCTGGTTGCCAGCCGCAACCCCAAAAAGCTGGCCGAACTGCGCCGGATGCTCGACGGCGCCGGGGTGTCCGGGTTGACGCTGGTGTCGCTCAATGACGTGGCGCCGTTCGACGAGGCTCCGGAAACCGGAGCGACGTTCGAGGACAACGCATTGGCCAAGGCGCGCGGTGGGTTCGCCGCGACCGGTCTGGCGACGGTCGCGGACGATTCCGGTTTGGAGGTGGCCGCGCTGGGCGGGATGCCTGGCGTGCTATCGGCGCGATGGTCGGGTCGCCATGGCGATGATGCCGGCAACACCGCACTGCTGCTGGCGCAGCTGCGTGACGTGCCCGACGAGCGGCGCGGTGCCGCGTTCGTCTCGGCGTGCGCGCTGGTATCGGGTTCCGGCGAGGTCGTCGTGCGCGGCGAGTGGCCGGGCGCGATTGCCCGGGAACCGCGCGGTGACGGCGGGTTCGGCTATGACCCGGTCTTCATTCCCGACGGGTCCGAGCGCACCGCCGCGCAGCTGAGCCCGGCGGAGAAGGATGCGGTATCCCACCGTGGTCGCGCGCTGCGACTATTACTGCCGGCGCTGCGAGCGCTGGCTTAA
- the rph gene encoding ribonuclease PH — protein MSKREDGRLDDELRPVVITRGFTENPAGSVLIEFGHTKVLCTASVTEGVPRWRKGSGLGWLTAEYAMLPSATHSRSDRESVKGRLSGRTQEISRLVGRSLRACIDLAALGENTIAVDCDVLQADGGTRTAAITGAYVALADAVTYLSAAGKLLDPRPLSCAIAAVSVGVVDGRIRADLPYEEDARAEVDMNVVATDTGTLVEVQGTGEGATFPRSTLDKLLDMALGACDKLFAAQREALALPYPGVLPEGPPPPKAFGS, from the coding sequence GTGTCCAAACGAGAAGACGGCCGCCTTGACGACGAACTTCGCCCGGTGGTCATCACCCGGGGATTCACCGAAAACCCCGCGGGATCGGTGCTGATCGAATTCGGTCATACCAAAGTCCTGTGCACCGCCAGCGTCACCGAAGGCGTGCCCCGCTGGCGCAAAGGATCGGGTCTGGGGTGGCTCACCGCGGAGTACGCGATGCTGCCGTCGGCCACCCATAGTCGCTCAGACCGCGAATCTGTGAAGGGCCGGCTCAGTGGGCGCACCCAGGAGATCAGTCGGCTGGTCGGCCGGTCGCTGCGGGCGTGTATCGACTTGGCGGCGCTGGGGGAGAACACCATCGCAGTCGACTGCGATGTGTTGCAGGCCGATGGCGGGACCCGCACTGCGGCCATCACCGGCGCCTATGTGGCGCTGGCCGACGCGGTGACTTACTTGTCGGCGGCGGGCAAGCTGTTGGATCCCAGGCCGCTGTCGTGTGCGATCGCCGCGGTCAGCGTCGGCGTGGTCGACGGCAGGATCCGGGCGGACCTTCCATACGAGGAAGACGCACGCGCGGAGGTCGACATGAACGTCGTCGCCACCGACACCGGCACGCTGGTCGAGGTGCAGGGCACCGGCGAGGGCGCGACGTTCCCGCGGTCAACGCTGGACAAGTTGCTCGACATGGCGCTTGGCGCCTGCGACAAGTTGTTTGCCGCGCAGCGCGAAGCGCTGGCGTTGCCGTACCCGGGTGTGTTGCCCGAGGGACCGCCGCCGCCGAAGGCGTTCGGGAGCTGA
- a CDS encoding VOC family protein, translating into MDITIHSSFLPHEDPEESLAFYCDVLGFEVRLDVGKGKVRWVTLGPPNQPETSIVLYPPNATPGITDEERRIISEMMAKGTYGMLLLATEDLDGTFERLQARLQAGNGEVVQEPTEQPYGVRDCALRDPAGNMVRIQERR; encoded by the coding sequence ATGGACATCACCATTCACTCGAGCTTTCTCCCGCACGAGGACCCGGAGGAATCCCTGGCGTTCTATTGCGACGTCCTCGGCTTTGAGGTTCGCCTCGACGTCGGGAAGGGCAAGGTACGTTGGGTCACCCTCGGCCCGCCCAACCAGCCCGAGACCTCCATCGTTCTGTACCCGCCCAATGCCACGCCCGGCATCACCGACGAGGAGCGCCGCATCATCTCGGAAATGATGGCCAAGGGCACCTATGGCATGCTCCTGTTGGCCACCGAAGATCTCGATGGCACCTTCGAGCGGTTACAGGCCCGCCTTCAAGCTGGCAATGGCGAGGTGGTCCAGGAGCCGACCGAGCAGCCGTACGGGGTTCGTGACTGCGCACTGCGTGATCCCGCTGGCAACATGGTGCGCATCCAAGAGCGGCGCTGA
- a CDS encoding helix-turn-helix transcriptional regulator → MRWSAVRRSKSGGPDNTTAEHLRDLKLLRHVRDRMDREYAQPLNVEALARGVNMSAGHLSRQFKIAYGESPYSYLMTRRIERAMALLRRGDLSVTEVCFAVGCSSLGTFSTRFTELVGMPPRAYRDQTAHVTAGIPSCVEKQVSRPVRNREAPGIGLHLA, encoded by the coding sequence ATGCGGTGGTCTGCGGTGAGACGTTCGAAGTCCGGCGGGCCTGACAACACAACAGCGGAACACCTACGCGATCTCAAGCTGCTGCGCCACGTCCGCGACAGGATGGACCGCGAGTACGCGCAACCGCTGAACGTCGAGGCACTCGCCCGCGGCGTGAACATGTCTGCCGGGCACCTGAGTCGCCAATTCAAGATCGCCTACGGGGAGTCGCCATACTCCTACCTGATGACGCGCCGCATCGAGCGCGCGATGGCGCTGTTGCGTCGCGGCGATCTGTCTGTCACGGAAGTCTGCTTCGCCGTTGGCTGTTCGTCGCTGGGCACCTTTAGTACTCGGTTCACCGAGTTGGTCGGCATGCCGCCCCGCGCTTATCGGGACCAGACGGCTCACGTGACCGCGGGAATCCCGTCGTGTGTGGAAAAGCAGGTGTCCAGACCGGTCAGGAATCGAGAAGCGCCCGGCATCGGGCTGCACCTAGCGTGA
- a CDS encoding cyclic nucleotide-degrading phosphodiesterase: MSVRITVLGCSGSVVGPDSPASGYLLRAAGTPPMVIDFGGGVLGALQRHTDPGSVHVLLSHLHADHCLDLPGLFVWRRYHPSRPKGKALLYGPSDTWSRLGAASSPYGGEIDDCSDIFDVHHWVDGEPVTFGAITVVPRVVAHPTESYGMRFTDPTGATLAYSGDTGACEQLVDLARGADVFLCEASWTHSPKHPPDLHLSGTDAGRAAAQAGVRELLLTHIPPWTSREDVITEAKAEFDGPVHAVVCGETFEVRRA; encoded by the coding sequence GTGTCCGTGCGAATAACCGTGCTCGGATGCTCCGGGAGCGTCGTGGGTCCGGATTCGCCTGCATCGGGCTATTTGCTCCGAGCTGCCGGCACGCCGCCGATGGTCATCGACTTCGGCGGGGGCGTGCTCGGTGCTCTGCAACGGCACACCGATCCCGGCTCGGTGCACGTGCTGTTGTCGCATCTGCACGCCGATCACTGCCTGGACTTGCCCGGACTATTCGTGTGGCGTCGCTACCACCCGTCGCGTCCCAAAGGCAAGGCATTGCTGTACGGCCCGAGCGACACCTGGTCGCGGTTGGGTGCGGCGTCGTCGCCATATGGCGGGGAAATCGACGATTGCTCGGACATCTTCGACGTGCACCACTGGGTCGACGGTGAGCCGGTGACGTTCGGCGCGATCACGGTGGTGCCTCGGGTGGTTGCTCACCCGACCGAGTCGTACGGCATGCGGTTCACTGATCCCACCGGGGCTACGCTGGCCTATAGCGGCGATACCGGCGCCTGCGAGCAGCTTGTCGACCTGGCTCGCGGCGCCGACGTTTTCTTATGCGAAGCCTCCTGGACGCACTCACCAAAACATCCGCCCGACCTGCATCTGTCGGGCACTGATGCCGGGAGGGCTGCGGCGCAGGCCGGCGTCCGCGAATTGCTGTTGACCCATATCCCGCCCTGGACCTCGCGTGAGGATGTGATCACCGAGGCCAAGGCCGAATTCGACGGTCCCGTGCATGCGGTGGTCTGCGGTGAGACGTTCGAAGTCCGGCGGGCCTGA
- the murI gene encoding glutamate racemase, with the protein MNSPLAPVGVFDSGVGGLTVARAIIDQLPDEDIIYVGDTGNGPYGPLSIPEIRAHALAIGDDLVGRGVKALVIACNSASAACLRDARERYEVPVVEVILPAVRRAVAATRNGRIGVIGTRATITSHAYQDAFAAARDTEITAVACPRFVDFVERGVTSGRQVLGLAEGYLEPLQRAEVDTLVLGCTHYPLLSGLIQLAMGDNVTLVSSAEETAKEVVRVLTETDLLRPHDAPPATRMFEATGDPEAFTKLAARFLGPALTGVEPVRHTHVS; encoded by the coding sequence ATGAATTCGCCGCTGGCGCCCGTCGGAGTGTTCGACTCCGGCGTCGGGGGACTGACGGTTGCGCGGGCGATCATTGACCAACTGCCGGACGAGGACATCATCTACGTCGGCGACACCGGCAATGGCCCGTATGGTCCGCTGTCCATCCCGGAGATTCGTGCGCACGCGCTGGCCATTGGTGACGACCTGGTCGGCCGGGGGGTTAAGGCGCTGGTGATCGCATGCAATTCGGCATCTGCGGCGTGCCTGCGGGACGCTCGTGAGCGTTACGAGGTACCCGTGGTCGAAGTGATCCTGCCGGCTGTGCGCCGAGCGGTTGCGGCCACGCGCAACGGCCGCATCGGCGTCATCGGCACGCGGGCGACCATCACCTCGCATGCCTACCAGGACGCGTTCGCCGCTGCCCGCGACACCGAAATCACGGCCGTGGCGTGCCCGCGCTTCGTGGACTTCGTCGAGCGCGGGGTCACCAGCGGCCGTCAGGTGCTCGGATTGGCTGAGGGTTATTTGGAGCCGTTGCAGCGCGCCGAGGTCGACACTCTGGTGCTGGGTTGCACCCACTATCCGCTGTTGTCTGGACTGATTCAACTGGCGATGGGGGACAACGTCACGCTGGTCTCCAGTGCCGAGGAGACCGCCAAGGAGGTGGTCCGGGTGCTCACCGAAACGGACCTATTGCGCCCTCATGATGCGCCGCCGGCCACCCGGATGTTCGAAGCGACGGGTGACCCCGAGGCGTTCACCAAACTCGCGGCGCGATTCCTCGGCCCGGCTTTAACCGGTGTTGAACCTGTCCGTCACACCCACGTTTCATAG
- a CDS encoding rhomboid family intramembrane serine protease yields MTGSAGHPHTPATRPEKRPRWMVGGATILTFVVLLWVIELWDGLTNHRLDRNGIRPLETDGLWGILVAPLLHANWDHLIANTVPALVLGFLMTLAGLSRFVFATAIVWILGGFGTWLIGNVGAHCPYVGVRCETNHIGASGLIFGWLAFLIVFGFFTRKVWEIVVGVVVLFVYGGVLLGVLPGTPGVSWQGHLCGAIAGVVAAYLLSAPERKARERKRALGSSHVKT; encoded by the coding sequence ATGACTGGGTCAGCCGGACATCCGCACACACCTGCGACGCGGCCGGAGAAGCGGCCACGCTGGATGGTCGGCGGGGCCACGATCCTTACGTTCGTCGTGTTGCTGTGGGTCATCGAGTTGTGGGACGGCCTGACCAATCATCGCCTCGACCGCAACGGCATCCGACCACTGGAGACCGACGGGCTGTGGGGCATCCTCGTCGCGCCGCTACTCCACGCGAATTGGGATCACCTGATCGCAAACACCGTTCCGGCGCTCGTGCTCGGTTTCCTGATGACGCTCGCGGGCTTGTCACGGTTCGTTTTCGCCACGGCCATCGTCTGGATTCTCGGTGGCTTCGGCACGTGGCTGATCGGCAATGTCGGCGCGCACTGCCCATACGTCGGCGTGCGCTGCGAGACCAACCACATCGGTGCGTCGGGCCTTATCTTCGGCTGGCTAGCGTTCCTGATCGTGTTCGGGTTTTTCACCCGCAAGGTGTGGGAGATCGTCGTCGGCGTCGTCGTGTTGTTCGTCTATGGCGGCGTCCTGCTCGGCGTGCTGCCCGGCACCCCCGGGGTGTCGTGGCAGGGTCACCTGTGCGGGGCGATCGCTGGCGTAGTGGCGGCCTATCTGTTGTCAGCACCGGAGCGCAAGGCTCGCGAGCGAAAACGGGCCCTCGGTTCGTCGCACGTGAAGACATGA
- a CDS encoding cysteine synthase codes for MTRYDSLLEALGNTPLVGLQRLSPRWDDGPDRPHVRLWAKLEDRNPTGSIKDRPALRMIEQAERDGLLTPGATILEPTSGNTGISLAMAARLKGYRLICVMPENTSVERRQLLELYGAQIIFSPAEGGSNTAVSTAKELAEANPSWVMLYQYGNPANTDSHYFGTGPELLADLPEITHFVAGLGTTGTLMGTGRFLREHVPDVKIVAAEPRYGEGVYALRNIDEGFVPELYDPEVLSTRYSVGAADAVRRTRELVDAEGIFAGISTGAVLHAALGVGANVVAAGERADIAFVVADAGWKYLSTGAYAGSLDDAETALEGQLWA; via the coding sequence ATGACGCGATACGACTCGCTGTTGGAGGCCCTGGGCAACACGCCCCTGGTTGGCCTGCAGCGGCTGTCACCGCGCTGGGATGACGGGCCGGACCGGCCGCACGTGCGGCTGTGGGCGAAGCTCGAAGACCGCAATCCGACCGGGTCGATCAAGGACCGGCCGGCGCTGCGGATGATTGAGCAGGCCGAGCGCGACGGACTGCTCACGCCGGGCGCGACGATCCTCGAGCCCACCAGCGGAAATACCGGCATTTCGCTTGCAATGGCGGCCAGACTCAAGGGTTACCGGCTGATCTGTGTGATGCCGGAGAACACCTCGGTGGAACGACGTCAGCTCCTGGAGCTCTACGGCGCGCAAATCATCTTCTCCCCGGCCGAAGGCGGATCCAACACCGCGGTGTCGACCGCCAAAGAACTAGCCGAGGCCAACCCATCGTGGGTGATGTTGTATCAGTACGGCAATCCGGCCAATACCGACTCGCATTACTTCGGCACCGGCCCCGAGCTGCTCGCCGACCTGCCCGAGATCACCCACTTCGTTGCCGGCCTCGGCACCACGGGCACGCTGATGGGGACCGGGCGGTTTCTCCGCGAACATGTCCCCGACGTGAAGATCGTGGCGGCCGAACCCCGCTACGGCGAGGGGGTGTACGCGCTGCGCAACATCGACGAAGGATTTGTGCCCGAACTGTATGACCCGGAGGTACTCAGTACCCGGTACTCGGTCGGCGCCGCCGACGCGGTGCGCCGCACGCGCGAGCTAGTGGATGCCGAAGGCATCTTCGCGGGCATCTCGACCGGAGCGGTCCTGCATGCTGCGCTCGGAGTGGGCGCAAACGTGGTGGCGGCCGGCGAGCGCGCGGACATTGCCTTCGTGGTAGCCGACGCCGGATGGAAGTATCTGTCGACCGGTGCCTACGCCGGTAGCCTGGATGATGCCGAAACCGCTCTGGAAGGGCAGCTATGGGCATGA
- a CDS encoding MoaD/ThiS family protein, producing the protein MSVTVSIPTILRPHTGGQKRVSASGDTLGAVISDLEANYSGISERLIDNGKLHRFVNVYVNDEDVRFSGGLDTAVADGDSVTILPAVAGG; encoded by the coding sequence ATGAGCGTCACCGTCTCGATTCCGACCATCCTGCGGCCCCATACGGGTGGCCAGAAACGCGTCTCCGCGAGCGGCGACACGCTGGGTGCGGTTATTAGCGACCTGGAGGCCAACTATTCGGGTATCTCCGAGCGTCTGATCGATAACGGCAAGCTGCACCGCTTCGTGAATGTTTATGTCAACGACGAAGACGTGCGGTTTTCCGGGGGCCTGGACACCGCGGTCGCCGACGGCGACTCGGTCACCATCCTGCCCGCCGTGGCGGGCGGGTGA
- a CDS encoding Mov34/MPN/PAD-1 family protein codes for MLVIRADLVDAMVAHARRDHPDEACGVLAGREGSDRPERHIPMVNAERSPTFYRFDSQEQLTVWRALEEAEEAPVVIYHSHTATEAYPSRTDIDLAAEPDAHYVLVSTRDPDRHELRSYRIVDGAVTEELVNVVEQY; via the coding sequence GTGCTGGTGATACGTGCCGACCTGGTGGATGCCATGGTCGCCCATGCACGCAGAGACCACCCCGACGAAGCCTGCGGCGTGCTGGCCGGCCGGGAGGGTAGCGACCGTCCCGAACGGCATATCCCGATGGTCAATGCGGAGCGCTCGCCGACCTTCTACCGTTTCGACTCCCAAGAGCAGCTCACAGTGTGGCGGGCGCTGGAGGAAGCAGAGGAAGCGCCCGTGGTCATCTATCACTCGCACACCGCGACCGAGGCGTACCCGAGTCGCACAGACATAGACCTGGCGGCCGAACCGGACGCGCATTACGTACTGGTGTCCACGCGCGACCCCGACCGCCACGAGCTCCGCAGTTATCGCATCGTCGACGGTGCCGTCACCGAAGAACTTGTCAACGTCGTCGAGCAGTACTAG
- a CDS encoding P1 family peptidase, with protein sequence MNSITAVGGIRVGHHQRLAPDAALGAGWASGVTVVLAPPGTVGAVDCRGGAPGTRETDLLDPANSVRFVDAVLLAGGSAYGLAAADGVMRWLEEHQRGVAMGTGVVPIVPSAVIFDLPVGGWDCRPTAEFGYAACKAAAGADGAAVAVGTVGAGVGARAGVLKGGVGTASMTLASDVTVGAMVVVNSVGNVIDPATGLPWMADLIDEFALTAPPAAQVDALAQLPCTLSPLNTTIGVVATDAALSVAACRRVAIAAHDGLARTIRPSHTPLDGDTVFALATGAVEVPPAADTPAALSPETELVTAIGAAAADCLARAVLVGVMAAASVAGIPTYRDVLPGAFGVQANL encoded by the coding sequence ATGAATTCCATTACCGCCGTCGGAGGCATCCGTGTCGGCCACCACCAGCGGCTGGCCCCGGATGCGGCCCTCGGCGCCGGCTGGGCCTCCGGGGTCACGGTGGTGCTGGCTCCGCCCGGGACGGTCGGTGCGGTCGACTGCCGGGGCGGCGCGCCCGGGACCCGGGAGACCGATCTGCTGGACCCGGCCAACAGCGTGCGGTTTGTCGATGCGGTGTTGCTTGCCGGCGGCAGCGCCTACGGTCTGGCCGCCGCGGACGGCGTCATGCGCTGGCTGGAAGAACATCAGCGCGGCGTGGCGATGGGGACTGGGGTGGTGCCCATCGTGCCGAGCGCGGTGATCTTCGACTTGCCCGTCGGCGGTTGGGATTGTCGGCCTACGGCGGAGTTCGGCTACGCCGCATGTAAGGCCGCCGCTGGCGCCGACGGTGCGGCCGTCGCCGTCGGAACCGTCGGCGCGGGGGTAGGGGCGCGCGCCGGCGTCCTCAAGGGCGGCGTGGGGACGGCATCGATGACCTTGGCATCCGATGTGACCGTCGGAGCGATGGTGGTGGTCAACTCCGTCGGCAATGTCATTGATCCGGCCACCGGCCTGCCGTGGATGGCGGACCTGATCGACGAGTTCGCGTTGACGGCCCCGCCGGCCGCGCAGGTCGATGCGTTGGCGCAGCTGCCGTGCACGCTCAGCCCGCTCAACACGACGATCGGCGTGGTCGCGACAGACGCCGCGCTGAGCGTTGCGGCTTGCCGGCGCGTCGCGATTGCCGCCCACGATGGGCTGGCCCGTACCATCAGGCCCTCGCACACCCCGCTGGACGGCGATACAGTGTTCGCGCTGGCCACCGGGGCGGTTGAGGTGCCCCCGGCCGCTGACACGCCGGCCGCGCTGTCCCCGGAGACGGAGCTAGTCACCGCGATCGGCGCGGCCGCGGCCGATTGCCTGGCTCGTGCGGTGCTGGTCGGGGTAATGGCCGCCGCGTCGGTAGCCGGAATACCAACCTACCGCGACGTGTTGCCCGGGGCATTCGGGGTGCAAGCCAACCTATAG
- a CDS encoding DUF2017 domain-containing protein codes for MRKWKRVETRNGPRFRSSLAPHEAALLKNLVGAMIGLIDERQSSSPSDELEEITGIRTGHTQRPVDPTLRRLLPDFYKGEDDNPLAAESAESLNAALRSLHEPEILDAKRVAAQQLLDTVPENGGRLELTEDSANAWITAVNDLRLTLGVMLEIGPRGPERLPADHPLAAHFDVYQWLTVLQEYLVLVLMGSRSS; via the coding sequence GTGCGCAAATGGAAGCGCGTCGAGACCCGCAATGGACCCAGATTTCGGTCGTCGTTGGCTCCGCATGAGGCAGCCCTGCTCAAGAACCTGGTAGGCGCCATGATCGGTTTGATCGATGAGCGCCAATCCTCCTCGCCGTCAGACGAACTCGAAGAGATCACCGGTATCAGGACCGGGCATACGCAGCGTCCGGTGGATCCGACGCTGCGTCGGCTGCTCCCCGACTTCTACAAGGGCGAGGACGACAACCCGTTGGCCGCCGAGAGCGCCGAGAGCCTCAATGCCGCGCTGCGCAGCCTGCACGAGCCGGAGATTCTCGACGCCAAACGTGTTGCCGCGCAGCAGTTATTGGATACGGTTCCGGAGAACGGCGGCCGGCTAGAGCTCACCGAGGACAGCGCCAACGCGTGGATTACGGCGGTCAACGATCTTCGGTTGACGTTGGGAGTGATGCTTGAGATCGGCCCGCGGGGTCCGGAGCGCCTGCCGGCCGACCATCCGCTGGCCGCGCACTTCGACGTGTACCAGTGGCTGACGGTGCTGCAGGAATACCTGGTCCTGGTGTTGATGGGGTCCCGATCATCGTGA
- the clpS gene encoding ATP-dependent Clp protease adapter ClpS: protein MVVATSAPAKPGTTGQRESAPVDVTASPWVTIVWDDPVNLMTYVTYVFQKLFGYSEPHATKLMLQVHNEGKAVVSAGSRESMEADVSKLHAAGLWATMQQDR from the coding sequence ATGGTTGTTGCCACGTCAGCTCCCGCCAAGCCGGGCACCACTGGGCAACGCGAGTCTGCGCCCGTCGACGTGACGGCCAGCCCATGGGTCACCATCGTGTGGGACGACCCTGTCAATTTGATGACCTACGTGACCTATGTGTTCCAGAAGTTGTTCGGCTACAGCGAGCCCCATGCCACCAAGTTGATGCTGCAAGTGCACAACGAAGGCAAGGCAGTGGTCTCGGCGGGCAGCAGGGAGTCTATGGAAGCCGACGTGTCCAAACTGCACGCCGCCGGGTTGTGGGCGACGATGCAGCAGGACCGGTGA